A genomic window from Fulvitalea axinellae includes:
- a CDS encoding BF3164 family lipoprotein — protein sequence MKYLHLMILSIFLNFSCQKNNKNLHLNLTEEEIPLGEKLTETPIKTKDDLSVIRTAIRGSSLIAQNQHPEHDLLTIFDINTLQLKGKILRQGKKHNSAELFEMSDNQVGLFDKDRKKIGVFRVNENRSLNKIDEKYSKDLKTCPIDCGDSFIYTRYSRNDKGQRWKEIVKLPKDNGEAKVIYDFPDFKYKPTKEYYCLYKVNKDAQRIAIAYTGHRRIDIIDFKGNLIRKITVSPDAQLEGENKDSKKPQNRIIEYSDLRANSKYIITKYSGGAVFNRNTKAKELFEVYDWDGNPIKRFKTNNSFLRFRILPSAEDSIKLLGILAWDYSLATFVVLKARV from the coding sequence ATGAAGTATTTGCATTTAATGATCCTTTCTATTTTTTTAAATTTCTCTTGCCAAAAAAACAACAAAAACCTCCATCTTAACTTAACCGAAGAGGAAATTCCGTTGGGTGAAAAACTTACAGAGACACCCATAAAAACGAAAGATGACTTAAGCGTTATACGGACAGCAATTAGGGGCTCTTCATTGATTGCCCAAAACCAACATCCAGAACACGACCTGCTAACCATTTTCGATATAAACACCCTTCAGCTTAAAGGAAAAATCCTCCGTCAAGGTAAAAAGCATAATAGTGCGGAACTCTTTGAGATGAGTGATAATCAAGTAGGTCTATTTGATAAGGATCGAAAAAAGATTGGCGTTTTCCGTGTAAACGAAAATCGTTCCCTCAACAAAATCGATGAAAAATATAGCAAAGACCTAAAAACCTGTCCTATCGATTGCGGAGACTCATTTATCTATACCAGGTACTCCCGTAACGATAAAGGCCAAAGATGGAAAGAGATAGTAAAACTACCTAAGGACAATGGAGAAGCTAAAGTCATCTACGATTTTCCGGATTTCAAATATAAGCCTACAAAAGAGTACTATTGCCTTTACAAGGTAAACAAGGATGCTCAGCGTATCGCAATCGCATATACAGGTCATAGACGCATCGATATCATAGATTTCAAGGGCAATCTAATCCGGAAAATCACCGTTAGCCCCGACGCTCAACTAGAGGGGGAAAATAAGGATTCAAAGAAACCACAAAATAGAATAATTGAATACAGCGACTTGCGGGCTAACTCCAAATATATAATCACCAAATATTCAGGGGGGGCGGTTTTTAACAGAAATACCAAAGCCAAGGAGCTATTCGAAGTATATGACTGGGACGGTAACCCTATCAAGCGTTTTAAAACAAACAACTCTTTTCTTCGATTCAGAATTTTACCGTCAGCAGAGGATTCTATCAAACTGCTAGGAATACTGGCTTGGGATTACAGTCTCGCAACATTTGTAGTGCTGAAAGCAAGAGTTTAA
- a CDS encoding phage tail protein: MEPFLGQVVMFGGNFAPRGWAFCDGQLLPISQNSALFSLLGTIYGGDGRSTFALPDLRGRVPMHPGDGPGLSRYQVGQTHGQETVALSVAEMPTHTHTAQTKARLFANHTPPTGGGNSSSPNGNVLSSDGSNIYSTAPPNVEMSDECLDVMVTNTNTGGSIPHENRQPYQCVNFIIALQGIFPSRS; encoded by the coding sequence ATGGAACCATTTCTAGGACAAGTAGTCATGTTCGGCGGGAATTTTGCGCCAAGGGGCTGGGCTTTTTGTGACGGGCAACTTTTGCCGATTAGTCAAAATTCAGCTCTTTTTTCGCTTTTGGGAACTATCTATGGCGGTGATGGCCGTAGCACTTTCGCTTTACCGGATCTAAGAGGAAGGGTTCCTATGCACCCGGGTGACGGACCTGGATTGAGTCGTTATCAAGTGGGGCAGACACATGGGCAAGAGACTGTCGCGCTTTCTGTTGCGGAGATGCCGACCCATACGCACACCGCTCAGACCAAGGCCAGACTGTTTGCGAATCATACCCCTCCTACTGGTGGTGGAAACTCTAGTTCTCCTAACGGTAATGTGTTGAGTAGTGACGGTTCGAATATCTACTCGACCGCACCTCCAAACGTGGAGATGTCGGACGAGTGCTTGGACGTAATGGTCACCAATACTAATACGGGAGGAAGCATCCCCCATGAGAATCGCCAGCCTTATCAGTGCGTGAACTTTATTATAGCCTTGCAGGGCATTTTTCCATCCAGAAGCTAA
- a CDS encoding ABC transporter substrate-binding protein — translation MEKIYRIGVLAPHSGRYPALASDFVNCLRRPLSSAGIRHELLVEGIGFGNKLDKVLEACQKLVFSDVDVVVALLGHRFHDRIFSFFQDNNKLLLFSDFGSEKPPIAKLGKNIFANSLGLWQSMRYGALRHAELGQSKFALLSSFYEAGYGIASSYTEAMLESGHGEVMLNYFYPDKPEAGEANRLLGLLEGLEVDTALLSFSGPDSARFHEVLQETDLGQRLRLCSPEGAFSRDLIFENPEVYAGMEMFGSWFPELESEANQSFLEWFEDTYERTPVYSALLGFENGLALAKAIEYAEGERKTKVLREAMENVTVEGPRGTIDFQESHKTRPSHYVGKVIVDKDDCRIEVSDRIDMDDNTPAEVTEGERGGWLNAYMCVD, via the coding sequence GTGGAAAAGATTTATAGAATAGGTGTTTTGGCTCCGCATTCGGGCCGTTATCCTGCCTTGGCCAGTGATTTTGTTAATTGCCTGAGACGTCCGTTATCTTCAGCCGGCATTCGACATGAGTTGTTGGTAGAGGGCATTGGCTTCGGCAATAAATTGGATAAGGTGTTGGAAGCGTGCCAAAAACTGGTGTTTTCAGACGTGGATGTGGTAGTGGCTTTGCTGGGGCACCGTTTTCATGACCGTATTTTTTCTTTTTTTCAAGACAATAACAAGTTGTTGCTCTTTTCGGATTTCGGTTCGGAAAAGCCTCCCATAGCCAAATTGGGTAAGAATATATTTGCCAACTCACTGGGCTTATGGCAATCGATGAGGTATGGGGCCTTACGGCATGCCGAGCTGGGGCAAAGCAAGTTCGCATTGTTAAGCTCCTTTTATGAAGCCGGGTACGGAATAGCCTCCAGCTACACGGAGGCGATGCTGGAAAGTGGGCATGGTGAGGTGATGTTGAATTATTTCTACCCCGATAAGCCGGAGGCGGGAGAAGCCAATCGCTTATTGGGACTACTGGAAGGGCTTGAGGTGGATACGGCTTTGTTGTCATTTTCCGGTCCCGACTCTGCCCGTTTTCATGAAGTGTTACAAGAGACCGACTTAGGGCAAAGACTAAGGCTTTGTTCGCCAGAGGGAGCATTTAGTAGGGATCTCATCTTTGAAAACCCTGAGGTATATGCCGGAATGGAGATGTTCGGAAGCTGGTTCCCGGAATTGGAAAGTGAAGCCAATCAGAGTTTTTTGGAGTGGTTCGAAGACACTTACGAGCGAACCCCGGTCTATTCGGCTTTGCTGGGTTTCGAAAATGGATTGGCTTTGGCCAAGGCGATCGAATATGCGGAAGGGGAAAGGAAAACCAAGGTGTTACGAGAGGCGATGGAGAACGTAACGGTGGAAGGGCCGAGAGGAACAATAGACTTTCAAGAATCTCACAAGACAAGACCTTCCCACTATGTAGGCAAGGTGATTGTGGACAAAGATGATTGCCGGATAGAAGTATCCGATAGAATTGATATGGACGATAATACGCCTGCGGAAGTGACTGAAGGAGAGAGGGGTGGTTGGCTCAATGCCTATATGTGTGTTGACTGA
- a CDS encoding phage tail protein, with product MEPFIGEIILFAGDFAPRDWMFCQGQLLPISSNSALYSILGTYYGGDGRNTFALPDLRGRVPIHKGNGQGQGLRSYILGESGGVEKASLVPSQLPIHSHNAIVSASLKASFIPPVGGGDTSNPEGNSLSGNGTLKYVHDTEADELSPNRILESSGTYADNIIGGDAVEVEVINGDTGGGLLHENRMPSLCMNFIIAIAGNYPSRS from the coding sequence ATGGAGCCATTTATAGGTGAGATAATCCTCTTTGCGGGAGATTTTGCGCCAAGAGATTGGATGTTCTGTCAGGGACAGTTGTTGCCGATTTCCTCGAATTCGGCCCTGTATTCCATATTGGGAACGTATTACGGCGGTGATGGGCGAAATACATTCGCATTGCCCGATCTGCGTGGGCGTGTCCCGATACACAAAGGTAATGGGCAAGGGCAAGGGCTTAGAAGCTACATTTTGGGTGAGAGTGGCGGTGTTGAGAAGGCATCACTTGTTCCTTCTCAATTGCCAATCCATTCCCATAATGCTATTGTTTCCGCTAGTCTGAAGGCTTCTTTTATTCCACCTGTAGGCGGTGGAGACACATCTAATCCAGAAGGAAATTCGTTGAGTGGCAACGGAACACTTAAATATGTTCACGACACTGAAGCGGATGAACTTTCGCCAAATAGAATCTTGGAATCCAGTGGTACTTATGCCGACAATATTATCGGAGGAGACGCGGTGGAAGTTGAGGTAATTAACGGGGATACTGGCGGTGGCTTGCTTCACGAGAACAGAATGCCTAGCCTCTGCATGAATTTTATTATCGCCATAGCCGGTAATTACCCATCCCGTTCATAA
- a CDS encoding sulfotransferase: MVIDRINPVIIVSSIVRSGTTLVQRLLNSSDNALVFGEHSFQDLLEALNRHLGKSVFFGHHLDYFRSLSDRVIEKGQDLWSADVLPPIDEYLRECYAGIWRSTLYHKEFAQSKGRSVWGVKAAGIERGFADMLYRNLPNAKIIWIRRDLSDCLASAKSAGIYTDPSQLDYFLNCFNEGQQLAESLRGQERFLEIEYQDLLKNPEETIEKLSRFTGAKGIRAEVLNKRLNSATGTYLKPAPLSEVERERIKETQYKPLNQ; the protein is encoded by the coding sequence ATGGTTATCGATCGGATAAATCCTGTAATTATAGTTTCCTCTATAGTGCGCTCTGGCACTACCTTGGTCCAACGTCTGTTGAATTCTTCGGATAATGCGTTGGTATTCGGAGAGCATTCGTTTCAAGACCTGCTAGAGGCTCTGAATAGACACTTGGGCAAGAGTGTCTTTTTTGGTCATCATCTCGATTATTTCCGCTCTTTATCCGATCGTGTAATAGAAAAAGGCCAGGATCTGTGGTCTGCCGATGTGTTGCCTCCTATTGATGAGTATTTGCGGGAGTGTTATGCGGGTATTTGGCGATCGACGCTTTATCATAAAGAGTTTGCCCAGAGTAAGGGGCGTAGCGTTTGGGGTGTAAAGGCGGCGGGGATAGAACGTGGTTTTGCGGATATGCTGTACCGGAATCTGCCGAACGCTAAGATTATCTGGATTAGGCGTGATTTGTCGGATTGTTTGGCATCGGCCAAATCTGCGGGGATTTATACTGACCCATCACAGTTAGATTATTTTTTGAATTGCTTTAATGAAGGCCAACAGTTAGCTGAGAGCTTACGAGGTCAGGAGAGATTTCTAGAAATAGAGTACCAAGATTTACTCAAGAATCCTGAAGAAACGATAGAGAAATTATCCCGGTTTACGGGAGCCAAGGGAATCAGGGCTGAGGTATTGAATAAACGGTTAAACAGTGCGACTGGTACATATCTGAAACCAGCTCCGTTATCGGAAGTGGAACGGGAAAGAATTAAAGAAACCCAATATAAACCTTTAAATCAATAA